One window of the Synechococcus sp. CC9311 genome contains the following:
- a CDS encoding isoprenylcysteine carboxylmethyltransferase family protein, whose amino-acid sequence MTTQLTAINWAKAVTIALILLLISLFGIDGQRQILYACMHISYCIWWLLEQQIYPDRCKQIFTEKVDTGGFTGAILIIGIFYSLPAFIAFTNPTELSIAATATAIPLFYFGSLINTAADIQKTTEKAAGAGLVNTGIWSGVRHVNYTGDLMRYLSFSIIAGSLWAFLVPLCIFVLYVQRIRDRESSMRNKYKGFSDYKSKSFRLIPGIW is encoded by the coding sequence ATGACAACGCAACTAACAGCAATCAATTGGGCCAAAGCAGTCACAATTGCATTAATTCTCTTACTAATCTCACTCTTTGGCATCGATGGTCAGCGACAGATTCTTTATGCATGCATGCATATCAGCTACTGCATATGGTGGCTTTTAGAACAACAAATTTACCCTGATCGTTGTAAGCAGATTTTTACAGAAAAAGTTGATACCGGTGGATTCACAGGAGCAATCCTTATTATTGGAATTTTTTATTCACTACCAGCATTTATTGCTTTCACCAATCCAACAGAACTCTCGATAGCAGCCACGGCAACAGCTATCCCATTGTTTTACTTTGGCAGCTTGATTAATACCGCAGCCGACATCCAGAAAACAACAGAGAAAGCAGCAGGTGCAGGGTTAGTCAATACTGGCATTTGGAGCGGCGTAAGGCATGTTAATTACACAGGTGATTTGATGCGCTATTTAAGCTTTAGCATAATAGCCGGATCCCTATGGGCTTTTTTAGTGCCACTATGCATCTTCGTTTTATATGTTCAGAGAATCCGAGACAGGGAGTCATCAATGAGAAATAAATACAAAGGGTTCTCAGATTACAAATCAAAAAGTTTCCGTTTAATCCCTGGAATTTGGTAA
- a CDS encoding YccF domain-containing protein, which produces MVRSILNILWVVLGGLPMALGWWLAGLVSAISIVGIPWSRSCFVIGKFALWPFGFEAINRRDLSGRVDLGTGPMGLIGNVIWFLVAGWWLAIGHLTSALACFVSIIGIPFGIQHIKLALIALAPVGMTIVPTDRTN; this is translated from the coding sequence ATGGTCAGATCAATCCTCAATATTCTTTGGGTCGTCCTTGGCGGACTGCCCATGGCATTGGGCTGGTGGTTAGCAGGTCTTGTCTCTGCCATCAGCATCGTGGGCATTCCATGGAGCAGATCATGTTTTGTGATTGGCAAATTTGCTCTATGGCCTTTTGGGTTTGAAGCCATCAACCGCCGAGATCTCAGCGGACGCGTTGATCTAGGCACTGGCCCGATGGGACTCATCGGAAATGTAATTTGGTTTTTAGTGGCTGGCTGGTGGTTAGCGATTGGCCATCTCACCTCTGCACTCGCATGCTTCGTCTCCATCATTGGGATCCCCTTCGGAATTCAGCACATCAAACTCGCTCTAATTGCTTTAGCGCCGGTCGGAATGACCATCGTTCCAACTGATCGGACGAACTAG
- a CDS encoding AbrB family transcriptional regulator has translation MLTGVDLLTKVKDLGDVSKTDLATQCGYVSQKKDGSNRVNFTAFYEALLNAKGIDLGGGAGGIGKGGRKLSYIAKVQGNGNLLIGKAYTAMLELNPGDNFTIKLGRKQIRLIPEGAEDTEE, from the coding sequence ATGCTTACTGGTGTAGACCTGCTCACTAAGGTCAAAGACCTTGGCGATGTATCAAAAACCGATTTAGCCACTCAGTGCGGCTATGTTTCTCAGAAGAAAGATGGAAGTAATCGAGTGAACTTCACGGCGTTTTATGAAGCACTTCTAAATGCAAAAGGCATTGATCTTGGTGGCGGAGCAGGGGGAATTGGCAAAGGTGGGCGCAAACTGAGCTACATCGCCAAAGTTCAAGGCAATGGAAATCTTTTGATCGGGAAAGCCTATACAGCAATGCTTGAGCTCAATCCTGGAGATAATTTCACCATCAAACTAGGTCGAAAGCAAATCCGGCTTATCCCTGAAGGCGCGGAAGACACCGAAGAATAA
- a CDS encoding DUF427 domain-containing protein, whose product MKAIFNGSLLAESDDIVYVDGNPYFPREAMQIQYFRDSRHTSVCGWKGKARYWDLIVDDQIITNVAWSYETPKPDAEAIRYRFAFYSGKGVDVS is encoded by the coding sequence ATGAAAGCAATTTTTAACGGTAGTCTTCTTGCTGAAAGCGATGATATTGTTTATGTGGATGGAAATCCTTATTTCCCTCGTGAAGCAATGCAAATTCAATATTTTCGCGACTCCCGGCACACGTCGGTGTGTGGTTGGAAAGGAAAGGCGCGCTACTGGGATTTGATTGTTGACGACCAAATTATTACTAATGTGGCTTGGAGCTATGAGACACCAAAACCTGATGCCGAAGCTATACGTTATCGGTTTGCTTTCTATTCTGGCAAGGGTGTAGATGTTTCTTGA
- a CDS encoding Nif11-like leader peptide family natural product precursor — MTASVAHSSSWFCLRRLSPGFHFVIHWRSQGHGTSFVSALQSFLEHLQRDARLQSRVYSAMTAAEVAMIAQELGYPVSGSEVLLLSGKSLRGMRVHRVDHPGEYPHRY; from the coding sequence ATGACCGCTTCAGTTGCTCATTCCAGTTCTTGGTTTTGTTTGCGTCGGCTCTCGCCGGGGTTCCATTTCGTGATTCACTGGCGGAGTCAAGGACATGGGACATCTTTTGTGAGCGCTCTCCAGTCCTTTTTGGAGCATTTGCAACGGGATGCTCGTTTGCAAAGCCGGGTTTACTCTGCAATGACAGCTGCTGAGGTTGCAATGATCGCTCAGGAGCTCGGTTATCCCGTGTCTGGTAGCGAAGTGCTCCTGCTATCGGGCAAGTCTCTGAGAGGGATGCGTGTTCATCGTGTCGATCATCCTGGTGAATATCCACACCGTTACTGA
- a CDS encoding glycosyl hydrolase family 57 produces the protein MTHHQSPAIAGREADLHSLLQNREPVWIQHTNLRVEGISSAFACALHMHQPTIPAGKSGELVSHLQYMFDNQGEGDNHNAESFAQCYRRMADLIPQLISEGCNPRIMLDYSGNLLWGVHQMGRDDITGAMRYLACDPAMQRHVEWLGTFWSHAVAPSTPIPDLKLQISAWQHQFFDLFGEEALKRVKGFSPPEMHLPNHPDTLHAFIQALNDCGYKWLMVQEHSVENLDGSPLSHSQKYLPNQLVARSSTGEIARITVLIKTQGSDTKLVGQMQPYYEALTLGQQPLRSRNIPSVVTQIADGENGGVMMNEFPEAFVQAHRKAMDQNSQGDSGQVKTVAINGSEWLELLEQAGVTASDFPEVQAVQQHRLWKQVGSCSTRETVNAAIDELKASNSDFSMEGASWTNNLSWVEGYDNVLEPMNKLSAAFHQHFDKQTAEDPSFTTSDRYQKALLHLLLLETSCFRYWGQGTWTEYARNIHSQGQALLS, from the coding sequence ATGACCCATCACCAATCTCCAGCGATCGCTGGCCGAGAAGCCGATCTGCATTCTCTTTTGCAAAATCGTGAGCCTGTCTGGATACAGCACACAAATCTGAGGGTTGAGGGGATCAGCTCAGCGTTCGCCTGTGCACTGCACATGCATCAGCCCACGATCCCTGCTGGCAAAAGCGGAGAACTGGTCTCTCATCTGCAATACATGTTTGACAACCAGGGGGAAGGCGACAACCACAACGCGGAGTCCTTCGCGCAGTGCTATCGGCGCATGGCTGATCTCATTCCTCAGCTGATCAGCGAAGGATGCAATCCGCGAATCATGCTCGATTATTCCGGCAACCTCCTCTGGGGTGTTCACCAGATGGGTCGTGACGACATCACAGGCGCAATGCGCTATCTCGCCTGTGATCCAGCCATGCAACGTCATGTCGAGTGGCTGGGTACGTTCTGGAGCCATGCGGTCGCTCCATCCACACCAATTCCCGATCTCAAACTTCAGATCAGTGCCTGGCAACACCAATTCTTTGATCTATTCGGAGAAGAAGCACTGAAAAGGGTGAAAGGGTTTTCACCACCCGAAATGCATCTTCCAAACCACCCAGATACACTTCATGCCTTTATCCAGGCTCTCAATGACTGTGGTTACAAGTGGTTGATGGTTCAAGAACACAGCGTAGAAAACCTGGATGGTTCACCTCTTTCCCATTCACAGAAATACCTCCCCAACCAACTGGTCGCACGCAGCTCAACAGGCGAGATTGCACGGATCACGGTTTTAATCAAGACACAGGGCTCCGACACGAAACTGGTGGGTCAAATGCAGCCCTATTACGAAGCACTCACCCTTGGACAACAACCGCTTAGAAGCAGAAACATTCCATCAGTAGTGACGCAAATTGCTGATGGCGAAAACGGGGGGGTCATGATGAATGAATTCCCAGAGGCCTTCGTTCAAGCGCACCGCAAAGCGATGGATCAGAACTCACAGGGAGACAGCGGGCAAGTGAAAACGGTGGCGATCAACGGAAGCGAGTGGCTCGAGCTTCTCGAGCAGGCAGGGGTTACCGCTTCCGATTTCCCTGAAGTTCAAGCCGTACAACAGCACCGGCTATGGAAGCAGGTAGGCAGCTGTTCGACTCGTGAGACCGTTAACGCAGCAATCGATGAACTCAAAGCCAGTAACAGCGACTTCTCAATGGAGGGAGCCTCTTGGACCAACAACCTGAGTTGGGTTGAGGGGTACGACAACGTCTTGGAACCGATGAACAAACTCAGCGCAGCCTTTCATCAACATTTCGACAAGCAAACGGCAGAAGACCCATCGTTCACGACAAGCGACAGGTATCAAAAAGCATTACTGCATCTGCTTTTACTGGAGACAAGCTGCTTCCGTTACTGGGGCCAAGGCACTTGGACGGAGTACGCGCGCAACATTCACAGCCAAGGCCAGGCTTTGCTGAGTTAA
- a CDS encoding TIGR03894 family protein: protein MADKELLKEVGKELWGSVKKLRPGLPRESRLELTLKALMVIGDLSDQVQAAVVVGLIAEQEPPENEPEGKDVTTSADSEPDVEQTPDGRRVVRRRSRAAG, encoded by the coding sequence ATGGCGGACAAAGAGCTACTCAAAGAAGTCGGAAAGGAGTTATGGGGTTCTGTCAAGAAGCTTCGCCCGGGTTTGCCTCGCGAATCCCGATTGGAGCTCACCCTCAAGGCACTGATGGTGATTGGCGATCTGTCGGATCAGGTTCAGGCTGCAGTTGTTGTGGGTCTGATTGCTGAGCAAGAACCGCCTGAGAACGAACCAGAGGGGAAAGATGTCACAACCAGTGCTGACAGCGAGCCGGATGTGGAGCAGACACCCGATGGTCGTCGAGTGGTGCGTCGTCGATCACGCGCTGCTGGTTGA
- a CDS encoding DCC1-like thiol-disulfide oxidoreductase family protein, protein MLKTLVYDGGCPFCKAFALRSELKGGIPDLMIRDGRHEDDLRNDLRRRGFNLSEGAVLMDGDQIWHGSEAISILCRELKPSDPLLALLNGLFRNKKRASVLYPGLLAARQLALTLKGLPVDPDRA, encoded by the coding sequence CTGCTGAAGACGCTGGTCTACGACGGTGGGTGTCCTTTCTGCAAGGCGTTTGCCTTGCGAAGCGAACTGAAAGGGGGGATTCCAGATCTCATGATCCGGGATGGAAGGCATGAAGATGATCTCCGAAACGACTTACGTCGACGAGGTTTCAATTTGAGTGAGGGAGCGGTATTAATGGACGGAGATCAGATTTGGCACGGAAGCGAAGCAATATCCATTCTTTGCAGAGAACTAAAACCGAGCGATCCTCTTTTGGCATTACTGAATGGACTCTTTCGAAATAAGAAACGAGCGAGTGTTTTGTATCCAGGGTTGCTTGCAGCTCGTCAACTCGCTCTAACACTCAAAGGATTGCCCGTTGATCCAGACCGTGCCTGA
- a CDS encoding prohibitin family protein, protein MQTPSQMRSVTPGGPEGGLVAILGLVLAALLLFAQALFVVPAGEVAVVTTLGKVSGAPRQPGLNVKIPLVQQVWPFSIRTQVRPENFATLTKDLQVIEATATIKYALRADQAGRAYSTIASNDRDVYPRIIQPSLLKALKSVFSQYELVTIASEWNDISTLVAETVADELDQFDYVKVLGLDLTGLEIAEEYRAAIEQKQIAEQQLLRAQTEVKIAEQEALRYDTLNQSLDDRVLYKLFLDKWDGMTQVVPGLPGTNGGMPSVIVSSKK, encoded by the coding sequence ATGCAGACCCCATCCCAAATGCGTTCGGTGACCCCAGGAGGGCCTGAAGGAGGGCTGGTCGCAATTCTTGGTCTCGTCTTAGCTGCTTTGCTTTTGTTTGCTCAGGCCTTGTTTGTGGTGCCAGCTGGTGAAGTTGCTGTTGTAACCACACTGGGCAAGGTCAGTGGTGCACCTCGCCAGCCTGGATTAAATGTCAAAATCCCACTCGTTCAGCAGGTTTGGCCCTTCAGTATCCGTACCCAGGTACGGCCTGAAAACTTTGCGACTTTGACGAAGGATTTGCAGGTGATTGAGGCTACGGCCACTATCAAATATGCATTGAGAGCTGATCAAGCTGGTCGTGCTTACAGCACGATTGCAAGCAATGACCGCGATGTGTATCCAAGAATTATTCAGCCTTCGTTGTTGAAAGCGCTCAAGTCTGTGTTTTCTCAGTATGAGTTGGTCACAATCGCTTCTGAATGGAATGACATTTCAACTCTCGTTGCAGAAACAGTTGCTGATGAGCTTGACCAATTTGATTACGTAAAGGTGCTAGGCCTTGATCTCACTGGATTGGAAATCGCTGAAGAGTACCGGGCAGCAATTGAGCAGAAACAGATTGCTGAGCAGCAACTTCTCAGAGCTCAAACCGAGGTCAAGATCGCTGAACAAGAAGCCTTGCGCTACGACACCTTGAATCAAAGCCTTGATGATCGCGTGTTGTACAAATTATTCCTTGATAAGTGGGATGGAATGACCCAGGTTGTTCCTGGATTGCCAGGAACCAATGGTGGTATGCCTTCAGTGATCGTTAGCTCTAAGAAGTAA
- a CDS encoding oxidoreductase YneD has protein sequence MKKQGHQSLIARGSIDNYWNQLVPGKQASKLVLDALIGALQLEIDQFGIKVVIIKRGLIEASVETIEGKSMPEAQRDPTWAPMMKKVEGSWKEGFKRTSQADVVAETIPKALNARAPKARYRCEHKAESAVIQRLLATYLRDAILRLQMEQSLPNQITKR, from the coding sequence GTGAAAAAGCAGGGTCATCAATCATTAATCGCTCGCGGGTCGATTGACAACTACTGGAATCAGTTAGTTCCGGGCAAGCAAGCAAGCAAGCTTGTCTTGGATGCATTAATCGGTGCTTTGCAACTCGAGATTGACCAATTCGGTATCAAAGTCGTCATTATTAAACGCGGATTAATTGAGGCTAGCGTCGAAACCATCGAGGGAAAATCAATGCCTGAAGCTCAACGCGACCCCACTTGGGCTCCAATGATGAAGAAAGTGGAAGGAAGTTGGAAAGAGGGCTTCAAAAGGACATCCCAAGCAGATGTCGTCGCTGAAACCATCCCAAAAGCCTTGAATGCAAGAGCACCAAAAGCCCGATATCGATGCGAACACAAAGCCGAATCTGCAGTCATACAAAGGCTGCTGGCCACTTATTTGCGGGACGCCATTCTTCGCTTACAGATGGAACAATCGCTACCAAATCAAATCACGAAGCGCTAA
- a CDS encoding orange carotenoid protein N-terminal domain-containing protein, with product MFTIDKAAQIFPDTRTADAVPAITARYKLLSAEDQLALIWFAYLEMGRTITVAAPGAARMAIAQPTLDEIIGMSFSEQSRVMCDLAGKVDAPISKRYAFWSINVKLGFWYELGELMRQGKVAPIPEGYKLSANANAVLESVKKVEQGQQISILRNFVVDMGFDPDSDDSAIISEPIVNPTPSEAREKVFIPGVLNQTVLDYMELLNSNDFDGLIQLFLSDGALQPPFQRPIVGTEAILRFFKRDCQNLKLLPKGGYGEPTDGGFNQIKVTGQVQTPWFGGEVGMNVAWRFLLDENDKIYFVAIDLLASPAELLKLGRS from the coding sequence ATGTTCACAATCGATAAGGCCGCCCAGATTTTTCCAGATACACGCACTGCAGATGCTGTTCCAGCAATTACCGCTCGCTATAAATTGTTGAGTGCAGAGGATCAACTCGCACTCATCTGGTTTGCCTATTTAGAAATGGGGCGCACGATCACAGTTGCAGCTCCTGGCGCCGCACGAATGGCGATCGCACAGCCAACCTTGGATGAAATTATTGGGATGAGCTTCAGCGAGCAAAGCCGAGTGATGTGCGACTTGGCAGGAAAGGTTGATGCTCCCATTTCAAAGCGTTATGCCTTCTGGTCGATCAACGTGAAGTTGGGGTTCTGGTACGAGCTTGGCGAGCTAATGCGTCAAGGAAAAGTTGCACCAATTCCCGAAGGCTATAAGTTGTCAGCCAATGCAAATGCCGTTCTTGAATCAGTCAAGAAAGTTGAGCAAGGACAGCAAATCAGCATTTTACGTAACTTTGTTGTTGACATGGGCTTTGACCCCGACAGCGACGATTCAGCCATTATTTCTGAACCGATTGTCAACCCAACACCTTCAGAAGCTCGCGAGAAAGTCTTCATTCCTGGTGTATTGAATCAAACTGTTCTTGACTATATGGAATTGCTTAATTCCAATGATTTTGATGGATTGATTCAATTGTTCTTATCGGACGGTGCTCTTCAACCTCCCTTTCAAAGACCTATCGTCGGAACAGAAGCTATTCTTAGATTCTTCAAACGCGATTGTCAAAATTTAAAGCTTTTGCCTAAAGGCGGTTATGGCGAACCCACCGATGGTGGTTTCAACCAAATCAAAGTGACCGGACAAGTTCAAACTCCATGGTTTGGAGGAGAAGTCGGCATGAATGTTGCTTGGCGTTTCTTGCTCGACGAGAACGACAAAATCTATTTCGTTGCAATCGACCTCCTAGCCTCACCAGCTGAACTTCTGAAACTTGGTAGAAGCTAA
- a CDS encoding fatty acid desaturase, translating into MSCLSLNLESLQLWALIPLVMLRTFVQTGLFIIGHDAMHENLAPKSPKLNCCIGRTALILYAGLNYRLCKRNHALHHLKAETERDPDFQSHPDHSALRWFWDFLTRYLNAGPLTILAMYWMTLVILIPSTNEQAILSVAVFCVLPLILSALQLFFVGTWFPHHLNKNNPNRQTPRSLTIHPLLSFAACYHFGYHREHHLSPSTPWFDLPRLRQRSPLSQTACTSG; encoded by the coding sequence GTGAGTTGCCTTTCGTTAAATTTGGAGTCTTTGCAGCTTTGGGCATTAATCCCACTCGTGATGTTGAGAACTTTTGTTCAAACAGGTTTATTCATCATTGGACACGACGCCATGCATGAAAACCTCGCACCCAAAAGTCCAAAACTGAACTGCTGCATTGGACGTACTGCTCTCATTCTTTATGCAGGTCTCAATTATCGCCTCTGCAAAAGAAATCATGCTCTTCACCACTTAAAGGCAGAGACAGAACGAGATCCTGATTTCCAAAGTCATCCAGACCATTCAGCATTGCGCTGGTTTTGGGACTTCCTGACCCGATACTTAAATGCTGGACCTCTCACGATTCTGGCGATGTACTGGATGACTCTCGTCATCCTTATCCCTTCAACGAATGAACAAGCAATTTTATCCGTTGCTGTGTTCTGCGTCCTCCCTTTGATCCTCAGCGCGCTGCAACTCTTTTTTGTAGGCACCTGGTTTCCTCACCATCTCAATAAGAACAATCCCAATCGTCAGACACCGAGGAGTTTGACGATTCATCCATTGCTCTCGTTCGCAGCTTGCTATCACTTTGGATATCATCGCGAACATCACCTATCACCGTCCACCCCCTGGTTTGATCTTCCGCGTTTGCGTCAACGATCCCCATTGAGTCAGACGGCCTGTACCTCCGGCTAA
- a CDS encoding sulfite exporter TauE/SafE family protein produces MAPWWDIPILISLGLLAGGLAGLLGIGGGLIFAPVLLWLNLPPHQALATSSFAIVPTALAGTIVHLQSGRLPSRSALAIGLAGFGSAFLFGGLGGLAAGWVLVAMQTGVYVLLAFTIQEPPQAEVEPDPNAETVTDIDIEKKEKEEKEEIKVPLCPETKETSAPLLASVGCIAGWTAGMLGLGGGLVLVPLMSGPFSVPIHQAIRLSTVAVLCSASAASLQFLHEGRGIPWMGLTLGSVAALAAQWTAKRLDLFDSLVLVRCLRGLAIVLAIDSSRRAIQLVLN; encoded by the coding sequence GTGGCGCCTTGGTGGGATATACCAATCTTGATCAGCCTCGGACTCCTAGCGGGAGGGTTGGCTGGATTGTTAGGGATCGGTGGCGGGCTTATTTTTGCGCCTGTTCTCCTTTGGCTCAACCTGCCTCCTCATCAAGCGCTCGCTACTAGCAGCTTTGCCATTGTCCCAACCGCATTAGCAGGGACAATCGTGCATCTTCAAAGTGGACGCCTGCCTTCACGATCAGCGTTAGCGATCGGCTTAGCAGGATTCGGATCAGCGTTTTTATTTGGTGGGCTCGGTGGCCTTGCTGCTGGATGGGTGCTGGTGGCAATGCAGACAGGGGTCTATGTATTGTTGGCTTTCACCATCCAAGAGCCGCCACAGGCTGAGGTTGAACCAGATCCAAATGCAGAAACAGTCACAGATATCGATATAGAAAAAAAAGAGAAAGAAGAGAAAGAAGAGATCAAGGTGCCACTCTGCCCAGAAACAAAAGAAACCTCTGCACCCCTGCTGGCAAGTGTGGGCTGCATCGCGGGTTGGACAGCAGGCATGCTTGGTCTCGGCGGAGGACTTGTGCTCGTACCACTCATGAGTGGGCCTTTCTCAGTCCCCATCCATCAAGCCATTCGACTCAGCACAGTGGCAGTGCTTTGCTCAGCGAGTGCAGCGTCACTGCAATTTCTGCACGAAGGTCGGGGTATTCCCTGGATGGGACTCACGCTGGGAAGCGTGGCGGCACTAGCCGCCCAATGGACCGCAAAACGCCTGGATCTTTTTGATTCGCTTGTATTAGTTCGTTGTCTACGCGGACTAGCCATCGTGTTGGCCATCGACAGCAGCCGCCGCGCCATTCAGCTAGTACTGAATTGA